A window from Chlamydia trachomatis A/HAR-13 encodes these proteins:
- a CDS encoding ParA family protein, with amino-acid sequence MHTLVFCSFKGGTGKTTLSLNVGCNLAQFLGKKVLLADLDPQSNLSSGLGASVRSNQKGLHDIVYTSNDLKSIICETKKDSVDLIPASFLSEQFRELDIHRGPSNNLKLFLNEYCAPFYDICIIDTPPSLGGLTKEAFVAGDKLIVCLTPEPFSILGLQKIREFLSSVGKPEEEHILGIALSFWDDRNSTNQMYIDIIESIYKNKLFSTKIRRDISLSRSLLKEDSVANVYPNSRAAEDILKLTHEIANILHIEYERDYSQRTT; translated from the coding sequence TTGCACACCTTAGTTTTTTGCTCTTTTAAGGGAGGAACTGGAAAAACAACACTTTCTCTAAACGTGGGATGCAACTTGGCCCAATTTTTAGGGAAAAAAGTGTTACTTGCTGACCTAGACCCGCAATCCAATTTATCTTCTGGATTGGGGGCTAGTGTCAGAAGTAACCAAAAAGGCTTGCACGACATAGTATACACATCAAACGATTTAAAATCAATCATTTGCGAAACAAAAAAAGATAGTGTGGACCTAATTCCTGCATCATTTTTATCCGAACAGTTTAGAGAATTGGATATTCATAGAGGACCTAGTAACAACTTAAAGTTATTTCTGAATGAGTACTGCGCTCCTTTTTATGACATCTGCATAATAGACACTCCACCTAGCCTAGGAGGGTTAACGAAAGAAGCTTTTGTTGCAGGAGACAAATTAATTGTTTGTTTAACTCCAGAACCTTTTTCTATTCTAGGGTTACAAAAGATACGTGAATTCTTAAGTTCGGTCGGAAAACCTGAAGAAGAACACATTCTTGGAATAGCTTTGTCTTTTTGGGATGATCGTAACTCGACTAACCAAATGTATATAGACATTATCGAGTCTATTTACAAAAACAAGCTTTTTTCAACAAAAATTCGTCGAGATATTTCTCTCAGCCGTTCTCTTCTTAAAGAAGATTCTGTAGCTAATGTCTATCCAAATTCTAGGGCCGCAGAAGATATTCTGAAGTTAACGCATGAAATAGCAAATATTTTGCATATCGAATATGAACGAGATTACTCTCAGAGGACAACGTGA
- the pgp3 gene encoding virulence factor Pgp3, translating to MGNSGFYLYNTENCVFADNIKVGQMTEPLKDQQIILGTTSTPVAAKMTASDGISLTVSNNSSTNASITIGLDAEKAYQLILEKLGDQILDGIADTIVDNTVQDILDKIKTDPSLGLLKAFNNFPITNKIQCNGLFTPSSIETLLGGTEIGKFTVTPKSSGSMFLVSADIIASRMEGGVVLALVREGDSKPCAISYGYSSGVPNLCSLRTSITNTGLTPTTYSLRVGGLESGVVWVNALSNGNDILGITNTSNVSFLEVIPQTNA from the coding sequence ATGGGAAATTCTGGTTTTTATTTGTATAACACTGAAAACTGCGTCTTTGCTGATAATATCAAAGTTGGGCAAATGACAGAGCCGCTCAAGGACCAGCAAATAATCCTTGGGACAACATCAACACCTGTCGCAGCCAAAATGACAGCTTCTGATGGAATATCTTTAACAGTCTCCAATAATTCATCAACCAATGCTTCTATTACAATTGGTTTGGATGCGGAAAAAGCTTACCAGCTTATTCTAGAAAAGTTGGGAGATCAAATTCTTGATGGAATTGCTGATACTATTGTTGATAATACAGTCCAAGATATTTTAGACAAAATCAAAACAGACCCTTCTCTAGGTTTGTTGAAAGCTTTTAACAACTTTCCAATCACTAATAAAATTCAATGCAACGGGTTATTCACTCCCAGTAGCATTGAAACTTTATTAGGAGGAACTGAAATAGGAAAATTCACAGTCACACCCAAAAGCTCTGGGAGCATGTTCTTAGTCTCAGCAGATATTATTGCATCAAGAATGGAAGGCGGCGTTGTTCTAGCTTTGGTACGAGAAGGTGATTCTAAGCCCTGCGCGATTAGTTATGGATACTCATCAGGCGTTCCTAATTTATGTAGTCTAAGAACCAGCATTACTAATACAGGATTGACTCCAACAACGTATTCATTACGTGTAGGCGGTTTAGAAAGCGGTGTGGTATGGGTTAATGCCCTTTCTAATGGCAATGATATTTTAGGAATAACAAATACTTCTAATGTATCTTTTTTGGAAGTAATACCTCAAACAAACGCTTAA
- a CDS encoding DUF5597 domain-containing protein — protein MVNYSNCHFIKSPIHLENQKFGRRPGQSIKISPKLAQNGMVEVIGLDFLSSHYHALAAIQRLLTATNYKGNTKGVILSRESNSFQFEGWIPRIRFTKTEFLEAYGVKRYKTSRNKYEFSGKEAETALEALYHLGHQPFLIVATRTRWTNGTQIVDRYQTLSPIIRIYEGWEGLTDEENIDIDLTPFNSPSTRKHKGFVVEPCPILVDQIESYFVIKPANVYQEIKMRFPNASKYAYTFIDWVITAAAKKRRKLTKDNSWPENLLLNVNVKSLAYILRMNRYICTRNWKKIELAIDKCIEIAIQLGWLSRRKRIEFLDSSKLSKKEILYLNKERFEEITKKSKEQMEQLEQESIN, from the coding sequence ATGGTAAATTATAGTAACTGCCACTTCATCAAAAGTCCTATCCACCTTGAAAATCAGAAGTTTGGAAGAAGACCTGGTCAATCTATTAAGATATCTCCCAAATTGGCTCAAAATGGGATGGTAGAAGTTATAGGTCTTGATTTTCTTTCATCTCATTACCATGCATTAGCAGCTATCCAAAGATTACTGACCGCAACGAATTACAAGGGGAACACAAAAGGGGTTATTTTATCCAGAGAATCAAATAGTTTTCAATTTGAAGGATGGATACCAAGAATCCGTTTTACAAAAACTGAATTCTTAGAGGCTTATGGAGTTAAGCGGTATAAAACATCCAGAAATAAGTATGAGTTTAGTGGAAAAGAAGCTGAAACTGCTTTAGAAGCCTTATACCATTTAGGACATCAACCGTTTTTAATAGTGGCAACTAGAACTCGATGGACTAATGGAACACAAATAGTAGACCGTTACCAAACTCTTTCTCCGATCATTAGGATTTACGAAGGATGGGAAGGTTTAACTGACGAAGAAAATATAGATATAGACTTAACACCTTTTAATTCACCATCTACACGGAAACATAAAGGGTTCGTTGTAGAGCCATGTCCTATCTTGGTAGATCAAATAGAATCCTACTTTGTAATCAAGCCTGCAAATGTATACCAAGAAATAAAAATGCGTTTCCCAAATGCATCAAAGTATGCTTACACATTTATCGACTGGGTGATTACAGCAGCTGCGAAAAAGAGACGAAAATTAACTAAGGATAATTCTTGGCCAGAAAACTTGTTATTAAACGTTAACGTTAAAAGTCTTGCATATATTTTAAGGATGAATCGGTACATCTGTACAAGGAACTGGAAAAAAATCGAGTTAGCTATCGATAAATGTATAGAAATCGCCATTCAGCTTGGCTGGTTATCTAGAAGAAAACGTATTGAATTTCTGGATTCTTCTAAACTCTCTAAAAAAGAAATTCTATATCTAAATAAAGAGCGCTTTGAAGAAATAACTAAGAAATCTAAAGAACAAATGGAACAATTAGAACAAGAATCTATTAATTAA